CAGTTGCTGTTGTTATTCATCTAGCTATGTTAATCATGTACTACAACTTTAAAATTTCATTGTTGATTGTTAAGTGTACCTTGTATTTTGATCAATTAACATTTTCATTATAAAACACCAAAATGATGTGAAATTTATTATACAAAGTGAGCATGTGGCTTAACACCATTTTAGAAGATCCTCATGCTCTTTCTTAAGTTGTCCACTGTTAAAATGACATCCCATAATTTTCTCTAAAAAAATGATATCCATATTGTACACTGCTTTGTGATTTCCAAACTTTTCTCCTTCCCTTTTACGCCCCCTCCATGCCAACTCCAACCAATATGATTAAATTGTAAAGGATTTCGTCTCTGCCACTTAGATATAATCTTATCTCCTCCCTCCCCCCACTGAATAATCGTGCATTTTAGTGGAGAAATTCCTCAACCTCGTCGCATTCCCAACATTAGATGCCCTCCTAAAACTTATATCTCACGGTCCACCGACCATCAGAATTCAAGTAATTGGCTTCTGTAACTTCTATGACATTCACCTGACCATCACCAAATCATATACCTACGAATAACATTCTCCTATGCTATCCCTTGTACCATACATCTTTTGAGAGATGTACTCTAGTATCATTATCCTCATTACAGCCAATGCATCTCGAGTACTTTTCCATTCCCTCTATAATTCACTTCACTAGCTCACTCAATAAGAGTTTCACCCTCTGCTAGTCGTCCAGCATCTAATAATCATCTGAGGAGTTATGCATAACCATTTTCCTAGTAGTGCCATCTTGAAGGTGGGCAACCTTCAGATGGTGTATCCCTCACTGAATGGAAATAAAGAACTTCCTCCATTCCAAATAATATTTGTTCTTTTATCTATTTGCAACATTTGCTTCCATAAAGCATTCTCCTCTTGTGCAAATCtttcatcgtcatcatcattgtTAGTGTACTTAGTTGTTTGGACAGATGTGGTTTACTCCTCTGAGCTCTAGTTCCAATTTAGTCCCAAGTTCCAATATCATGGGGTTTCTTTCTGTAGTGGGATTTGGTATGCTCATTTGTCTATGGCTGCTTTGAGTTAATAGTTGAGTCACTTCTTTTGCATTATGTAATTAGCTACTCGTTCTGTCATCTGTATGTAAATTTTAAATAGAAGCCATCCTTGTGCTCACAAAAACACTTTCAAGACTAAAGTGATAAGTCTTCCTAAGGATTATATTTGATTTGTGttcctccatatgtaaacacgtaATACTGATTGACCAATGTAGTTTGTAGATTAATTTGaatcccataattatcctacCTCTTCCATTTCTATAGCATGATGTATTTCCTGGTTTAATCCCAACAAATAATCTTCTTTAGAATGGATTATTCAAAAAAATACTTACATAAGATGCCCAAACATCAATGACATGGATGGAGGATGTGAGGATATCTAGTTTTAAGCAACATTTGAGTTAGAAATCTTAGTTGTGGTTGCTAGAAAGGCTGAATCAGTCATTTGACTCTGCTCTCTGTGATTGCAGGAAAATAGGCAGACAAGACATCCTCAGTTGCTTTATGAGGCAAAGCTGTACACTATACTTCAGGGAGGAAGTATGTCTTCCTTTATCTTTATGTTTAATGTTTGTTATCTTTGTTATTCATTATTAGTTATTACTTGTTTGTTTTGATTTCAGGTGGTATTCCTAATATAAAATGGCGTGGGGTCGATGGGAATGATAGCGTCCTCATTATTGACCTGCTTGGTCCCAGTCTTGAAGACCTCGTTGTACACTGTGGGAGGAAATTCTCACTGAAAACTGTCCTAATGTTGGCTGATCAGATGGTAATCAAAATATTACATACCTCTGTTTCTCTTTGTTATTGCCTTTGTCCCATGACGTCTATCATGGAATTATGAATAATGGAGTTCATAACTACTGGGGATTCTTTTCTGTGACAACCCAGATCACGAGAATAGAGTATTTGCATTCAAAAGGATTTCTACACAGAGACATAAAACCAGATAACTTTCTCATGGGTCTTGGCAGGAAGGCAAATCAGGTGATGATCTTGTTAGATAAGCTTCACGGTCATGTCATTTAACCAATCATTGGTTTTCCTCTAATATTCTGTTTTACCTTTGGCTTTGTATTCTTGTTGTCCCTATTGATGGAGCAGGTGTACATTATTGATTTTGGACTTGCAAAAAGATATCGTGACCCCGCCACAAACCGTCATATTCCTTACAGGTGTGCCTATATTTGGTTTTATGCAACTTCCCTCTGGAAGCATATGACATTCGCTGTTCAGTATATTCCTTTTTGCCCTGCTCTTTCAGTAACAGAACTTCATTTTAAGTGAAAATTTGATCACTACACTTGCATTTTATTGATTGTTATTATTTTGTTTATGTGATACTTGGTTCTTTGCTATCATTAAGGAGTTGATGATTGAAAACTGTGTATTGCTTGAAATTTGTCAAAATTGAAAAGGCATATCCTATTTATTTATAGAAGAATCCCAGTAGGCTTCACGGCCTAAGAAAGAAACCACTTTTGCTGGTTTTCTGTTTCTTCCCCAGTTTAAATTATTTTTGTCTTTCCAATTACTTGAACAGTGGTTCTTGCCACTTCTTGGTGCTGAGTTACTCTTCTGCCTCCTGTACTGTTACAGAGAGAACAAAAACTTGACAGGGACAGCAAGGTATGCCAGTTGCAATACACATTTGGGGATAGGTAAAATTCTGTTGTATCTTGGTTTCTTATCTCTGAGATTggacattgtactaaaatatccCCTTTTCAAAATCTTTAGAGCAAAGCCGGAGGGATGATCTGGAATCTCTTGGCTACGTTCTTTTATACTTCTTGAGAGGCAGGTGTGGCCACTTTTCCTCAATGCTATTTCTCATTTACTATTGTTGATTTTTCTTTGGTttgttttttgttcttttctGTTATTGAGAAAATTAATGGCTTGACTTTCTCATGTAGCCTTCCATGGCAGGGTCTAAAAGCTGATACCAAGAAGCAAAAATATGACAAGATCCGCGAGAAAAAAGTATCAACACCAATTGAGGTATGTTTTAGGAAGTTGGATGGctagattctttttttttttttttttaaacatatatactccctccgtttcagttTAAATGACACATTTTTcttattagtccgttccaaaaagaatgatacgtttctatatttagaaacaatttaattttaaacttttcattttacccACTTTATCCTTAATGCGAAGCTTTTACAGCCACACAAAatatcatggccccacaaagcttttacccttaAGTTTTTAGGACCAcatgtttcaaaagtcttctgttttttcttaaactttgtgccaagtcaaactacatcatctaaattgaaacggaaggagtataATATAAAGGTGACATCCCGGCCAACTTGCTTGCGCGTTGGCTGATTCACAGAGTGCCTACTACATCCCTCCAGTATAGGTACTGTGTAACTTGCCTATCAAGACTTAAGTAAGTGGAAAGAATTGACGTCGCCTCTGTTTGGACACCTTGGTTGCCAAGAATGTCACTTCAGCTCTTTGACCTGTAAACCATCCCTTTGGGGGCGGATGACtagattcttcttctttttgcttTGAGTTGGTGCATTTTTAATGGGTTAGACTAGAAGGGGCCTAAATAGATTGTTTTATAACTTTAGATTAACTCTCATCCAATCTTGAGCCGAGGGTCCGGAAACAGCTTCTCTACGGGTAAgctctgcgtacacactaccctctccagaccccacttgtgggattacactgggtttgaggttgttgttgttgtattaattCTCATCCAAAATGAGAATTTGGAAATGACCTGTACTATGGCCATTTGAAATCTAAAGCTTCCTTGAGTATCAACTGGCATATTCCAAGCTTGGGCTTTGTCCGTGCTGAATCAAAACCAGAAAAATAAATGATAATCTATCTTACTTGGACTCTTCAAAAATGCCGCCGGATGCGTGTCAGGTCCTCCCTAAgtagtgcatttttggaggatccgacacgggcgAGGCAAAATTTTTGGAGACTCCGAGCAACACATATGATGATGTATTTCAAACTATTATTGTGGTAATGGCTAATGGGTGCTACAATTAAAACATTATTAGGTTAAGACATACACAGTGACTTTCATTTCATTGCGTTTTATGGATAATCAACTGACGTTCAATTTTCTCGCTATAGGTTTTATGCAAATCTCTTCCAGTGGAGTTTGCTTCATACTTGCATTATTGTCACTCTTTAACATTTGACCAGCGCCCTGATTATGGATTCCTGAAGCGCTTGTTTCGTGACTTATTTACACGTGAAGGTACCGATTTTAAATTCAGATTCTAGCACAAGCAAAATGAACTTGTATTGTTGCTGCATTTCTTACTGTACTCTGACTTCTGGATATGATATTTTCGGGTCTCACATGAGAACCAAAAACAAAGATAGAAATCTGAAAAATGTGTGTGTAATTAGGACATATAAGATTAGGAACGTCAAAAACATCATTAATTCTGTGTCCATAATTATAGAGGGTTAACCTAAGGTGTCTAGCTTAATTGGATTATCTGCCCAGAAAGAGGTATTCAGTACTTTTATAAGTTTCTTGCAAATAGGCTTGATCTTTCTTAGGCAGAGTTCCCAACATACCTGCATTCTTGCAGGATTTAGAGTTATTTTATTGAAGTTTTTTTCTGAATATTGGATTGTGGTGACTACTGTTCTCTATCCCATCAGGGTATAAATTGGATTATGTGTTTGATTGGACCATCTTGAAATATCAGCAGACGCAGAGCTCAAGGTCGCAGCTAGAACTACCAGTTAGTACTTTCATCACTTTGTTTGTCGGCCAAAGTGCTGTTTTCATTGgctttaaatatttttttctcgTGTATGAAGACATCTGGTATTATATATCAtctttataaaaaataaatttgattTTATGTTCTTTTCTCTGTCATTTGGAAATTGCAGAGCCTGCATCCACTTTCTGTAACGACGGGCACTGGAGCATTGCCAAAGGTTTTAAATAAGCAAGGTAACTTGTCTTCCGGCTGCAAATTAGCTCTTTGATCTGCTGATTTCGATCTCCAAATATGACAGCCGTTTCTGTAGAATAGCGAAAGCAATTTGTAGTATTGTGATTCTGTCAATTTTTGGAGCTGCTGTATAGACAGAACTTATTAGGgtgggtgtgtgtgtgtgaagtAATTCCTCTTTTTGCAATCTGCAGGAAGTTTGATTTTGAACTTTCCAGATGACTCCATTTTATCAGATTAAAACCTCGGATCTAGCTGTTTGAATTATCACAATTCATATGAACTTTCCTTAAGTATGACTACTTTTGCTCCATTTAGCTGACCTTAACCTTGTTATAGTTTTGGCAATCATCGATTCCCTTTAATATCTGCCATATAGAGAAGAGAGGAGTAAATctcaaattatattttttgtttgAGAGTTTACTGATATTTAACTGGTTTTAATCTTCATTTAGGATTTAATAATGCCACGCACTTAGCTGACGCTACAAAGCAGAAGGTATCCGGTAATTTTGCTCGTGGTGATGGATCAGCAACCTATCTGAAACCCGATAATCGTACTGGAAAAAATGTAAGTTCAATGTAAGCTGGAGATTCTTGTTGATTTTATCTATCCGATTTTAATTATATCAAACTTCAATATAGAGTGGCATTTTACCATCAAAAGATTCTTCTTGTTTCATTTAGTGGTCTTGTTTGCTGTATATGCATGCTGCATACTAttgctctattttttttttatttgttacaGATAACAACCGATGCTTCTGTTCCTTCTACATCGTTGGCTGATGCTTTCAAGAGATTCACAAAACACGAAGATTCAATTGAATCTGGAAATGTAGGTCATGCACACAGTGGAAAAACTGGTGCTTCAAGCAGCAAGCTGCATTTCTTAAGCAGGATTTCTTCAGCCAAGTGAACTGGTAGGGGAATCTCAAATTGTTTCTCTTTCTTTTAAGTTGCATCATACACAGCTGCATTTTTCCTTTTACAGGCCATGGATTAATAAGGCTATTCTTTCTCCTTTCTTTGGAAAAAAATAGGGATGATAGTTATTTGACGCGGCTAGAAGTGCAGAAGTCATCTAATGTCTACTTCGTGAAGTTGAATTCACTTGAGCCCTGTGTACCACTAATGTACCTATCTCGAGGTGACTATGAAGTATAAAGCATTGGATGTTGCTGAAAGATGGCCTATCAAAGCTTGgttgtcttttttatttttctttgtcttGAATAATGGGACATTAAGCCAGCTACAGTTCACTATTAAATGATGTGTAAAGTGTTTCTTTCATTCATTTTCTAATTGCGTATAAAAGTGACATTCAAATGTTTGTTTGCTTTATGGCACTCTTATCTGAATTTTATTTCTTTAGTTTCTTTGCAAAAGCATTGATGTTTACGTGAATCAGTTTTAAACCTAGGTGCTCAAGTCCCTGAAAGTTCGAATCCAGTATAGAGCATTTCAGGTATATCAAACATATTTTGGTTGGTGTTCAGGTTCTCACTCTCTTTGTTAGTTGTGTATAATGTAGCTTATTTGcttaattttcatgaaattcagACATCTATATGTCATGAATTTTGATGATGAAGCCTGCCTTTGGTGTTGAAGTTCCAATGGGGCGTCATCGTGGCTCTTAATAAATCAACCTTGCCTTTGTTTATAATCCTATACTTGCTTCGGAGATGATGGAACTTCTATCAGCTGAAGTAGCAGGTAATCAATCCGGAATTAGAGCCTTAGCTTTTCTGCTCCTTTATGTTTATCTAATCTTATCTAAAAACAGTCTTCATACCACTTCATGGTGGCCATTTTCGCTTCAAATAAGGCTTTTCATGTATTTAGCTCAATAATATCTTATTTCTCTCTCTGTATTTCTGCTCTTTCAAGTAGTGCATGGGACAAAGAAGTTATCGTAGTTTTGGTAATGTTCTGTCAAGAGGCTAGTTTGTTGAACTTTTTGGCAGAACACTATTTAGATACACCAATAAGTTTGGACCGAGAAGTTTCAATCTTTTCCATTAGCTTCATGTTACATTATTTGACACGTATCATACCCCAGTCGTAATTTTTTGTTTGTTGGTTATTTTGGTTGGTTGGGGGGGTTTATTTGTATCTTCattttcatcttcatcttcagcACCAGATGATATTCAACAATGGTGAAATTCAGAGAAAAAAGAACACGGAATATTATTATTAGCGTTGCAAGACAAGATCCTAAGTCGGACAGGTGGTATTCTGGATTGAAACTCACAAAGACCAATCACAAGTCTGAAAATTTTGTGCTGAATTTAAATGAATAGAACACAAGTTTGTTCGTCTAGTTCTTGATGTGGTACAAGGCTTGTGAACCTCAGGGCACTGGTTTATTCAATGTTCAAGTGCTCTTTTACCTGCAAATACAGTGTAGCGGTGTAGGTCTAGAGTTATGTTGCTGAACATACCAAAACTAATCGTCCGTCCGCCACTAATTGGGAATCTTTACTGCATAGCTTCCCATCTGCTGTTTTCTCTCAAACGCGCCATCACTATAAAGGTTACAATTTAAGTATTCAAAATGAAGTTATTATGAAATgtaaaatgggtaaaaatttATCCTTATTGAGTTCTTACGCCAAACTAACTGTACTCTGGCAAGTACCGCAAAAACCTGTTGTCTTTTCCACATTCAGACTGATAATTGAAATACTTAGCATTCACTGTTACAATTGGAAGAAATTAATTGGCGCTTCATATTttttgatacatatatatatgactTATTCTTCTTTCAAGGAACTTAGACATCTAGAATTTCTATGTATTTAGATTTACCCCCCCAGAGTAAAGAAGAATACAATGCATTTTAATCCTTTGTAGCGTGCTACTTGCATCTTCAAAACATCTTGCATTCCTCTCCTCCACCAAATGTTTGAAACTATATTTATCTCAATGAATTCTTAAACTGATACTTGTATAATAAAAGCTAATTTTACAAGAACCTATTCAAACTGTGACAAGGACAGTGGAATCACATATTGAATTCTTCTACTGCAAACGCCAAATACAAGGGAAACATGCAAAGGGTAAAAATGGTGAAGGCTGATCTGCCATCTACCGTCTGTTATTAGAAGAGAAAATATACAACGTAAAGGAGGATTATAGTCAAGTTGGAAAATGAGAACGAAACCTCCTAAATCCTAATGttatttttagatatttagaGCGAAAGAAATTACATGCGAGTGTCAAAATGAGTAATATATACAGTTGCATGCAAGTACCCTCTAAGGTATAAAAGTATATTCGTTATAACAAGAGTTGAGGACCTTTGATGCAATAGCCAAAATTTTAAAAGGCAATACATTTTTAATAATCACCAAATTCTCCATCTTCCACACGtaaaatatttctactaaaccaaaatttccaaattttggTGATTTCGTAAGCAAATGGTCCTTCCTAAATTTATGTTAAAGTGATAATGAAGGAGGAGTTGGGACCTTGAAAGGACTTAGTGCTCCATTTGCTATCTCTTAAGACATGATTAGACACATAGCAATGATTAAAGGGTCAATTAAAAAGAGAtgctttctcttctttctttttttcctacTTTGTTGATTGCGTTGGAGTCATAAAACCCCATTTTAAGGTAGATACTTATCTATTTTCTTTCTCTCCTCTTTCTTCCGTGCGGGAAAGCGGGTGTTTAATCATCATTGCTTTTGCTAATGCTTAGATAACTAACCATAAGAAGTGTTATATTTCCCGAGTTAGCAAGCTATGTCCAGGGCTCTGGAGTCTAATCTAGCGGTAGGTAAGAACACATCGAGCTAATTATCCACCGAGTTTCATATCATGTACCATTAGCCCTCGCTTATGTTATAATAAAAAGTAGTGGTTTGCCCCAATTTTTAGTGAAAGTTACTTTACAAAGTATGAGAAAACATGAATAAAGGATGATAAAAACTTACCTGTATATGTGTTTATGCAAATCAATGCATGCAAAATAGGTCTTTCATCCACACATTTATCATTTAATCATGATTAAGCGCTACGTCTTCACTTTAATTTTTAATTGCTAAGGTTAAATTTCTCGATTTGGTGTAAATAGTGTTTTAGGCTGCGGAAAAGCTTTTTGTACCTTAacacattattttctttgtttttttcttttgacTGCAAAAGACAATACCTTCCCCAATAGAAAGTGGTCAACAACTGAAATATAAGCAAAGGTCCTCATgtagtttttcttttatttcgTTTCCTCACCCCAACCaagaaaacaaagaaaattgattaatcaaataaataataatggACAATATTATTCAAATTAACTGTATATAAAAAGTAGTTAAAATCAGTTGGTTAACCATGCCGCTTAGCGCTTGTTTCATGTCAAAACAATTTCTTTAGACATATCAAAGGATACATCATagttaaattaattaaaataaaatcatTTTGGGTAAAGTATTATTTCGTTTTTTGTTCTTAAAATTCTTACATATCGCAACAGAGGCCGATGATTCATTCTAGTCGTTGTATCGTTCGTTTTCACAGTTGATGGAAAACCAAAAGTAAGGGGAAAAAAGCCACTTTGAACAAATGGATAAGGCATTCAATTCCATATATACTTCACCATTTGGCTTAAATGTTTAAGAAAAGTAAATGCCCTTTTATCATTTGTGCTGCTGCTGCACACCATAATTTCAGCAGTTTTTTGGACTTGAAAAATAGTATCGTAACTGTGAAACATCATATTTGTATAAGTTTATATCATCTTCTGCTGTAGCTTTTATTACAGCTCTGAAAATATATGCATGTAATGGAGGGTCCCTATTCTTTAATTTTCATGATGAAGCCTGCCGTTCAAGAACTAATCTTTATGTATAAAGAAGAAATAAGAGTAGAAAGACAGAGACAAGTTGAAAATAAAGTTTAAGTGAACTTTTAAACTGGGACCTGTCAATATCCAATGTTAGAATACAGTCTTCCACTTCATTCCTTctttttgaagggacttttgaaTTTTTTACTCACAAGTTACTGAGTCCTACACTGTTATATATCACACTGTTTCCTTCCTCTTTTTTCCATTGTGCTTCACCTTGCATACTATGTTAACTTTCTTTGGTATCAACAGATAGATATAGGCAAAAGTAAGTGTTATTGAAGTTAAAAACATTCAAAAGTTTCACGTAGAACAAAGTTTTTACTTGTTAGTAACTCACTGATCTTCTCCTTTTCAATGGTTGTAATGGAGACAGTGAGATCTTGTGTTGTTAAATGCAAGTCAAATAAGTTGGAAGGGATAAATGAAGACAGTGCAGCAAATTGGCAACCATTGGCATTCCCTCCGCCA
The DNA window shown above is from Nicotiana tomentosiformis chromosome 8, ASM39032v3, whole genome shotgun sequence and carries:
- the LOC104092288 gene encoding uncharacterized protein; translated protein: MERIIGEKYKLGRKIGSGSFGVIYLATHIETFEIVAVKIENRQTRHPQLLYEAKLYTILQGGSGIPNIKWRGVDGNDSVLIIDLLGPSLEDLVVHCGRKFSLKTVLMLADQMITRIEYLHSKGFLHRDIKPDNFLMGLGRKANQVYIIDFGLAKRYRDPATNRHIPYRENKNLTGTARYASCNTHLGIEQSRRDDLESLGYVLLYFLRGSLPWQGLKADTKKQKYDKIREKKVSTPIEVLCKSLPVEFASYLHYCHSLTFDQRPDYGFLKRLFRDLFTREGYKLDYVFDWTILKYQQTQSSRSQLELPSLHPLSVTTGTGALPKVLNKQGFNNATHLADATKQKVSGNFARGDGSATYLKPDNRTGKNITTDASVPSTSLADAFKRFTKHEDSIESGNVGHAHSGKTGASSSKLHFLSRISSAK